The Gymnogyps californianus isolate 813 chromosome 3, ASM1813914v2, whole genome shotgun sequence genomic sequence CCGGCTGCAACAGGAACGCCTGGAGCACGGTGCCCCTCCTGGGCCTCGGCGCCCAGCCCGGCAGCCACTGACGCTGGGAACTTGCGTGTCATCGCAGTGGACCGGAGCGTCATTTTCCCGTCCCCtatccccccccccaccccggtaAAACACCCCACGGAGATGGGGGGGAACGGTGTGCCGAGACGGGGTGCTCCGCTCCCGGTGCCGGGGTCCCTGCAGCTCCGGGTACTAGCgctttctgtgcttttccacATCCACGATATTTAAGCTGGGATGTCATAGCCAAAACATCTTCGCCAGCTGCACAATTAACTACGGTCATGTATTTAAGCaccaagaggaaaaatgcaCCTGCTTTCCCATGCACGTCGAGCCTGTTCTCAGTAATATAATATATGCAGTTATCTATATTCCCACCCGTGCGGTCAGAACCCGCTCCCCGCACAAACGAACTCATTCAGCCAGCTTGCTGTCAGCTCGCGGCTCCACCCCGGCTTCCCAAAACCTCCATGACCCACGGGCGCTCACCCAACGCCGCGACGTGGGAGCGTGAGATGCGGACAACTGAGAAAAAGGTCCTTTGCTCCGTCACTTGATGGCCCAGACTGGGAGGGTGGGGTTAGGGCTGCACCAGCAGAAAGTCCCCGGCCCCACAGATGATGACAAGGGGTCCTGCCTGCCCCAGACCTGGGCTGTCACCGAGCTGAACTGCTGCCGGTGATTTCTTGGCACAAAGATGTCCTTGATCcctctcattaaaaaaaaaaaaacaacccaaaaaaacaacaaaaacccccaaacacacgagttgcttaaaaagaaagaaagaaatatataatcTCTGCCCCTTTTTACTCGTTGCACCACGAAATTCTGTGTGTAGACTTCGATTTGGGGCGAGATTTTCAGGGCGTAAAGGCCGGTCCTCACCCCGCTGCCTCCCCGTCCCCACGTTTTGGAGGCCGGGGGCTGTGGgatgctcctctcctcccagccaagGGGGGGCCACCAGCCAGCCGGGGGTCCCTGCCTGCATcgggtcggggggggggggctgtgggggtgTGGGGTAgggtgggggggagttggcgtggaagggctgggcagggggatgcGCGGAAAGGATGCGGGAAGGAGCGCGGGGAGGCGGGCTACCGACAGTCGCCAGGGCAACctgcctccatctcctgccTTTCCCCGGGCGGGGACACCCCGCCGGTCCCCGGAGGGACCCGCCGGTacggggggtgtgtgtgtgtgggggggggggtgtgtaCACGAGTGGGAGGCGGGGTAGCGGGGGGAgcccccccccgtccccgtccccatccctcccGCCCTGCCGCGGTACCCGGACTGCAGCATCCCGCCCGCCGCAGTACCCGCAGCACCGGGGACGGGCCGCGGTACCGGTTCGGAGGGTTCAGAGCCGGCAAAGCCCCGGTGGGTGACGGTGTGTCCCCTCGCCGTGGCCGCAGCCAGCGGAATACCGCACACCTCAGGGAGAAAGGGGGAAGGGTAGgtctgctgctttattttcaattGGAAAGCGGAGAGCGTAAATCAGAAACTCGGATtggttttgcttatttattttcaataggAAAGCTGAGTTTCGTGGCATAGGTGACGGGGGGTGAGGGAGAAGAGGCTGTATTCCCATCCGGCAAGCGTGGTCTGTCTTTCACTTTAAAAGGTCCGGATCCTTCTGGTCATCTGATTCAGGTCAAGCAGGACTTTGCATTGCCAACAGCCCGCGGATCCCACCGGAGCGGCTCccaggccctgctgctgcccgcCGGGAGGGAAGTGGGATGCTCTTTCCATCCCTGGAGGACTGAGAGGTAAAATATCTCCAGCTCGGTTTctccttctgtttgctttccccGTGGGGGTTAATGAAACCATTGAGATTTGCAGAGGTTCCTTAAGGCCGACGGCGGCATTGATTCCCAGGCCATGCCACGGGTTTGCCGCTGTGCCCCCACGCGTGGTTAACGCACGCCCCACGCCCGCAGCCCCTAAGACCCCGAACGGGCCGGGGATGCTCCGGCCTGGAGAGCGACGTTGCTGCCCTGAGGAGTGATGTGAAGGTGcccgggcagggaggggggtgAATGGAAGGAGCAGGGGGGGGCCACAGCCGGAGCTGCCCAACGCACGTGGCCGTGATCCAAGGGGGAAGGCAAGGGAGAGTGCTTTGCATCTGCCGCGCACCGCAGTCtcatccccttctctctctgcccgtgccctgcctgcaggctggcCCCCGTCCCCGGCGGTGTCCCGTCCATGGACCACCTCCCAGCATGAGCGCCGACGCCGAGCAGCTCCCGGCAGGGGCCCAGGCGGCCGGCGTGCCCCTCTGGACCGTATCCAGCTGGGCCGCCTCCGAGGTGCCCCCCAACACCAGCGCGGCCGCGGGGGAGGCCGGccggcagcaggagcaggcGGAGTGGGGTGGCAAGGCGGGCGAGATCGCGGGGATGGTGGTGATCCAGTGCATCTACGCCCTGGTgtgcctgctggggctgctgggcaACTCCCTGGTGATCTTCGTCATCCTGCGCTACGCCAAGATGAAGACGGCCACCAACATCTACCTGCTCAACCTGGCCATCGCCGACGAACTCTTCATGCTCAGCATCCCCTTCGTGGCCACCTCGGCCGCCCTGCACCACTGGCCCTTCGGCCGGGCCCTGTGCCGCACCGTGCTGGGTGTTGACGGGCTCAACATGTTCACCAGCGTCTTCTGCTTGACCGTCCTCAGCCTGGACCGCTACATCGCGGTGGTGCACCCGCTGCGGGCAGCCACCTACCGCCGTCCTCGGGTGGCCAAGATGGTCAACGGGGGCGTGTGGCTCCTCTCCTTGCTGGTGGCTTCGCCCATCCCCATCTTCGCCGGTACGGCAACCACCCGCGATGGCCAAGCAGTGGCCTGCAACCTCCTGTGGCCAAGCCCGGCCTGGTCGGCCGCTTTTGTGGTCTACACCACCTTGTTGGGCTTCTTGCTGCCCGTGTTGGCCATGGGGCTGTGCTACCTACTGATCGTGGGCAAGATGCGGGCGGTGGCGCAGCGGGTGGGCTGGCAGCAGCGCCGGCGCTCCGAGGGCAAGCTGACGCGCCTGGTGCTGATGGTGGTCGCCATGTTCGTGGTCTGCTGGATGCCTTTCTACGTGGTGCAGCTGGTCAACCTCCTGCTGCCCGGCCGCCTGGATGCCACCGTCAACAACGCCTCCCTCATCCTCAGCTACTCCAACAGCTGCGCCAATCCCATCCTCTACGGCTTCCTCTCCGAAAATTTCCGGCACTCTTTCCACGGCGTGCTGCGCCGCTGCCTCGACgccagcctctgctgctgccacgccggggagggggccgccgaggaggaggaggaggaggaggaagagcccCTCGACTACTGCGCCGCTCCCCGGGGGGACGACAAGGGCAAGGGCTGCATGTGCCCACCTCTGCCTTGCCAGCAGGAGCCCGTGCACCCCGAGCCCTGCTGCAAGCCCGGACCCCTCCTCACAAAGACCACCACCTTCTAGGGTGCCCCCAGGCCTCGCCGGCCCCCGGACGGGCGTCTCCACCAGGCACGGGCAAAGGGGACCCCGGCCGGAGAGGGGACAAATCTGCCGTGCCCCGCACCGCCGCTCCTCCCTTGTGCTGTGCAGTTCAACAACATAAAAAGCCATAAGACTGGCCTGCGATACAGTTAATTACGTCGACCGAGTAATTTATCGCCGCTGCCTTCGGCACCGAGGAGCCTCCGCTGGGATCAGGGACGGCGAGGATTTCAAAACGCGTTAGTGAACAGTGACTAGCCACCGGGCAGGCGCCCCTCCAGAATAATGAACCGCAAACTTTCCCGTTCCTTCCCAAGACATGCTCGGAAAGACGGAGGAAAGTCCTAAAGCCCATCAGCCCCGCTACGTCTGTAGCAGTGCGAGGGGTTAGGACCGGACTGGACTTCTGCATCAGCTCTGCAAGGCGTTGAGAGCACAGGATCAATTTGACCCCTTTGGGTTCCTtttacgttaaaaaaaaaaggggtgtgtgtgtttgtttctgagCAACTGAGATCAGAGCTTGAGACTACGCAAACTGAGCCTTGGCAGCTGCCAGGGAGTCCCAAACCTCCCTTCAGCTAAcggggaaaggaaaaaaaaaaaaccttaggTCCCACCAATAAACCTCCCCCGCTCCCCCAAATTCCCAGGCAAAGGGATTTTAGCACACACAGGACCAAAATTGTATTGTCCACCAGAAAATCCAGGAGAACCGAATCCCGCTCTCTTTGCCCCGGGTAAACGTCACCTCTCGTGGTACTTGAAACACGTACCCGTGGAAACTTCAGCTGAGGAATAGCACTGGGGCTACACCAGCTTGGCCGCGCTGAGGTAGCATTAAATTAGCCATTTCCAGCTTACTTGGTTTTAACTTTGCCCTTTTGATGTTATTCTCCGTTATTTATGGCTCATTCCTTCTATTTTAATCCCACCGGTGAAATAACCGGCAGGGCAATGTTTTCAGCCTGATGCTCCGCTAAGAGCCCAcagctcctttctttttttttttttttttttttttctctttctcgCTCCAGCGGAGTTTGCGACTTCTGGAGCTCCGGCTGCGAGACGGGCCGGCGCTCAGCGAGGAAAACCAGCCGTTttagggaaggggagaaagaatatttcattaGCGGCTTTCTATAAACCAGACTGTAAAAGCTTTATTGGTCTACACACAAAATCACCATGTGATTGTGCATTGCGTAGGGTATAtttccaataaataaataagtatttaCAAATGTGCTGGGTGTATAAAACAGTGGGTTGAACCATTTACATCAGGAAAGCTACGGTTCATACAACGcgtatctttttattttccttggagGCTGCAACGTAGCTCTATCGTATCGGGGGGGGAAACGCTGCGTGATAGCAAGCTCACTTAGCACATAAGGGGGGATGCGGGGGGACACAACAACCCCCCCGAGttctgcagcccctctgcagcGTCCAGCCCTCCCCAGTTCTGACCCCAGGCTTGCAAAACTTCCTGCGGGAAAGCCAAGCTCTGCTGCAGGCCGTTATTTCACGGGCATAAAGCTGTCGGCACCCGTTCCGCCGCTCGCCCCGTTGCCGCACCAACAGCCGCCGGCTTCACCCCACCACGGCCGCCGGAGCAGGagcccccccagctctgcccggTAGCGTGctggctttgcagagctgccCCTTGTCTCCCCGCCGAACGACGGAGCCGGGAAAACGcataaaatacttttccagGTTTCCCTCCAGTCCGTGGCTGGAAAGTAAGCAGCGGGCCAGATCCTGCCCCCCGGGAAAGTTTTGCCGCGAGCTTCGACATGGATTAGGCTCAGCCCTGGACAAGActaaaggaagaacaggaaaaaaccctgtgGACAGGAGGGGTCGCTTAAGTGggtttgtaaaaaaaaaaaaacaaaaccagtttaaCCCAACAACGGCAAAAAAACCACGGAAGAAATTGCGTGGGGAGCACGAGGCTCCCCGGCGCTGCAAATGACCTTTCCTACCACGGAAAAAATTACCCTGGTGTTCTCGGTATCCCCATTTAACCTCCGCACCCCCAAAGAAAGCCCCGAAACAGTCAGAGGGAATAGAAATCAGGCACTTTAAGCCCTCACACGGTGACGTTCAGCAGGGTCCCCGCTGTCGCTAGCGATTTAAGGTGAAAAGCGCTCAGCTGCCAGAGGTGAGAGGCaaaagagggagggggggaaacaAAAACTGAGATTTCTGCTGCTGAGGCAGAGCGGGACAGAGGAGCGAGGCAAAGTGCTGACCACAAGACCTTTACTCCTTCTTCCATCACCCGTCAGTTGAAAAACAACTAAACCGAACCCAGACAAAGGCAGGAGCATCCCAACTCCTCGCCACCCCGGGGGCAAACCGTCATCTCCAGCCCAGCGGCACGCTTCCCGGCCGAGGGGAGGGGGATTTGGGGGCAGGCGACCTTCCACGGTCCGCAACGACTCGGCCAGCCGTGGCAGGCGTGCTCTCGTCCCACGGTCGATGCGGATTTAAAGAGTCAGTTCCAGATGGAGACGTCCCTCCTGTAACACACGCACGCTTTTTCCTTGAGGtcgtgtcgtcccccccccaccccgccgccggcggctgGCTCGGGAAAAGGAAAGCCGAACGCCCGCCGCTGCAGAAATGGAGCAGCGCTCCGTGCCTTCCACCTTCCCCACTCTCTGGCGCGAGTATTGCAAGAGCCGGCTGGAAAGCAGTGAGTGTTTTTGGAAGTGGGGGGGGTGATCACAGCTTTTCCCAAATTCtctttatcattaaaaaattgcggggtggggtgaggggggaAGTAAATGTTACCCAGTTCCGTCCACCTCCCTCTCTCCGTCCTGCCCGGTCTCCCTACAGTTTCTGGCCGGAGGCAGCGCACCCCGAGGTGACCGGCTGAAGTCCCATCTCCTTTTCGTGGGGGCCGCTGCACTTGTAATCCATGGTGGCGGGGGGCCTGCAGCGCTTCTTCGCCAGGTGGTACCCCAGGGCTAGCAGGGCCAGGGCCGCGGAGAGGGCGCCCACGGCGATGCCCACCAGCACCCCGGGGTGGAGGTGCTCCGCCTTCGGTGGGGTCCGGCTGGGGACGGGCGTCTGGGGTCCGAGCCCGAAATCCCCCGAGTACGCTCCCTCCCCGTCCTCCTCCAGGATTTTGACGCAGTCGTTCTTGTTGAGGAGCTGGTAGCCGGCGTGGCAGTGGCACTCATAGCCGCCGGGGTGGTTGGTGCAGTTGTGTTGGCAGAAGTTCATGTCGCACTCGTCGATGTCCACGCAGACCTGCCCGCTGTCGGCATCGCCGTCCAGCAAGAAGCCCTCGGGGCACTCGCAGGACAGGGTGTGCGGGTCGCACTCGGCCGGGCACTGGCTGCGGTTGCAGTAGAGCAGGCAGCGGGCGGGCGCCTGCGGGTCGACGGCGTAGCCGGGGAAGCAGCCGCAGCGGTACCCGTCGGGCACGTCCTCGCACCGCTGCTCGCAGGGCGCCTCGTAGCAGCGGGAGACGGGCCGGCAGTGCCCCTCCAGCATCTCGTAGCCGAGGTGGCAGCGGCACTCGAAGCCGCCCTCGGTGTTGACGCAGACCTGTTCGCACAGCCTCGGCAACACGGCGCAGTCGTCGACGTCCTCGCAGCTGCTGCCGTCGGCGGCCAGCTGGTAGCCCGAGTCGCACATGCAGAAGAAAGTGGCGCCGGCGACGATGCAGTGATGCTGGCAGGGCGCGCCGGCGCAGGGCGAGCTGCAGCCGCGGTCGTCGGTGGCCAGCACCTTGCCGTCGGGGCAGGAGCAGCGCGGCAGGCCGCCCTCCTCGCCGCACGCCCCTTCGCAGCCCCCGTTGGCCAACCGACAGGGCCAAGCGCCCGGCTCGGCTCGACCCCAACGCAGCCCCCCGCTTTCCCCTTCCTTGTCGCACCGCAGCTCCAGCCCCAACGCCGGGACGACGGCGGTGCTACCGGGGGGCAGCGCCAGAAAATCCCCGCCGCGGGCGCCGAAAGGGGTGGCGTAGGTGACGGGGAGCCCCTCGGCGGGCGGCAGGCGAGGGCAGCTGCCCGCGTAGTTGTACTCGCAGAGGAAGCCGTCGGCCGGGGCCTCGCAACGCCCTTCCTCCCAGCGCAGCTCCCGCGACACGGTCACGCAGCGCTCCCCGCACCGCCGCCCCGACGGCGCCCAGTTGGAGTAGTCGGTGTGGCGATCGCCCGTCACCCACTGGAAGCCGCGGAGGCGTTGGGCCGGTTCGGTGCAAGGGAGATGCAGGCGTAGCCCCAGCCACAGCCTCCCGCTGCGGTTCTGGAGCAGCAAGGCGATGGCGTCCTCCGCCACGGTGGAACGGACGGTCATCAGgtgcccgccgccccgctgGCACGCCGCGCTGGCCTCCGCGAAGGGCCTGGCCGCCCAAAAAATCCCGAAGCAATCGTGCTCCAGGCACTGCGCTCCCGAGGGGGCGGCCGGCTCCCGCTCCCCCCGAGCCCCAAGCCTAAGCCTAAACCTAAGCCCAGCCCggccagcagcagcggcagcgggAGCCGCCGCATggcgggcggcggaggggcCGGCCGGCGCCGCAAATCTCTGGCATGCCGTCCAGCCGCCCGCCCCCCCGATTTATAAACGCTCccggccctccccgccgcccgccgcagGAAGGAAGCGCCTCCGGGGAcgggcccccgccgccgccgccgccgccgccgccgctgctgtTGGGAGTGATtgcggcgggggcggccccggcggcgggtAAATCCCGGCCGTGGGGCGGGGGCGGCTCTCCGGGGGCCAGTCGTCCccgtgtgtgtgtcccccccccgaccccgccgccgccaccacccAGCCTTTCGTCGTCCCCCCCCTTTCTGCCGGCTCCTCCCCGCCGAgctggggcgggcggggggggggggggctgctggTCCCGCCCGGGCGACGGAGCAGGGACCGCCCGGTTCGGGGATGCTCCCCGTTGCTGCCgggctgggaggagcagggctggaaagcaaagaagaagAGCGAGGGAGGTGAGAGCTGCCCCGGGTACCCCGCGGGATGGGGTTCTCCCGGAGCCGAGGTGCTGGGCACCTGCGGCAGCCTGGGGACGCGGGCTTAGGGGCTGAGCAGAGCCGGGGAAAATAGGTTTTCCCTTTGGGCAAGGACCGGAGGGACGGTCGCTTGCTGAAGGGCAGCTCAGGAGGGAAGTCAGCCCATCCGAACCCCGCTGGGTTCCTCACCCGGGCTGTAAGGCTGCCCGTCTTGCTACAGCGTCGGCTTTACTTGCAGTCCGCACCACCCCAAAGCCTACGTAGACCCGAAGCTGACGTGAGACGGCAATGGTGGCAGCCCCGCAAGCCATCCCTGCTCGGGATGCCCCATCAGGGCCCGCTCGGCGGCCTGCCGTCCCTTCCAGCCTAACCACGCTGCTCATCCACCGCCTACTCTGAGCTTCAGTGTCTCGATTTCACACCGGCCGTTTTCCGAGGGAGGCTGCCGCTCAGCTGCAGACCACGCAGGACCACCAGATACCTTCCAGGCAGCCAGGATCAGGGACTTGGGAGAGCCCTTCCCTGTGCGCCTTACAATTCGCAGCCCAGCAAAGCAGTCCCAGAGGACCTGAGGTAAGACGGGACGccggaaaaaaaaagtgccatttCCCCCGGGCTTTGCAATTCGGCCCCCAGTTATGTGTATAA encodes the following:
- the SSTR4 gene encoding somatostatin receptor type 4 translates to MSADAEQLPAGAQAAGVPLWTVSSWAASEVPPNTSAAAGEAGRQQEQAEWGGKAGEIAGMVVIQCIYALVCLLGLLGNSLVIFVILRYAKMKTATNIYLLNLAIADELFMLSIPFVATSAALHHWPFGRALCRTVLGVDGLNMFTSVFCLTVLSLDRYIAVVHPLRAATYRRPRVAKMVNGGVWLLSLLVASPIPIFAGTATTRDGQAVACNLLWPSPAWSAAFVVYTTLLGFLLPVLAMGLCYLLIVGKMRAVAQRVGWQQRRRSEGKLTRLVLMVVAMFVVCWMPFYVVQLVNLLLPGRLDATVNNASLILSYSNSCANPILYGFLSENFRHSFHGVLRRCLDASLCCCHAGEGAAEEEEEEEEEPLDYCAAPRGDDKGKGCMCPPLPCQQEPVHPEPCCKPGPLLTKTTTF
- the THBD gene encoding LOW QUALITY PROTEIN: thrombomodulin (The sequence of the model RefSeq protein was modified relative to this genomic sequence to represent the inferred CDS: deleted 2 bases in 1 codon), whose amino-acid sequence is MRRLPLPLLLAGLGLGLGLGLGLGEREPAAPSGAQCLEHDCFGIFWAARPFAEASAACQRGGGHLMTVRSTVAEDAIALLLQNRSGRLWLGLRLHLPCTEPAQRLRGFQWVTGDRHTDYSNWAPSGRRCGERCVTVSRELRWEEGRCEAPADGFLCEYNYAGSCPRLPPAEGLPVTYATPFGARGGDFLALPPGSTAVVPALGLELRCDKEGESGGLRWGRAEPGAWPCRLANGGCEGACGEEGGLPRCSCPDGKVLATDDRGCSSPCAGAPCQHHCIVAGATFFCMCDSGYQLAADGSSCEDVDDCAVLPRLCEQVCVNTEGGFECRCHLGYEMLEGHCRPVSRCYEAPCEQRCEDVPDGYRCGCFPGYAVDPQAPARCLLYCNRSQCPAECDPHTLSCECPEGFLLDGDADSGQVCVDIDECDMNFCQHNCTNHPGGYECHCHAGYQLLNKNDCVKILEEDGEGAYSGDFGLGPQTPVPSRTPPKAEHLHPGVLVGIAVGALSAALALLALGYHLAKKRCRPPATMDYKCSGPHEKEMGLQPVTSGCAASGQKL